A window of the Cicer arietinum cultivar CDC Frontier isolate Library 1 chromosome 6, Cicar.CDCFrontier_v2.0, whole genome shotgun sequence genome harbors these coding sequences:
- the LOC101499194 gene encoding glycerol kinase: MSKENFFIGSIDQGTSSTRFVIYDKSAKQIGFHQVEFTQFYPEAGWVEHDPVEILESVKVCIAKAVDKATADGFNVDKGLKAIGLTNQRETTLLWSKSTGVPLHNAIVWMDARTASICRRLEKELSGGRTHFVESCGLPISTYFSALKLLWLMENVDPVKEAIKKGDALFGTIDTWLIWNLTGGVKGGLHVTDVSNASRTMLMNLKTLDWDASTLKTLKIPPEILPKIISNSEVIGNVASGWPVAGIPISGCLGDQHAAMLGQACRKGEAKSTYGTGAFILLNTGEEIVQSKHGLLSTVAFKLGPKAPTNYALEGSVAIAGAAVQWLRDSLGLISSAKDIEALALTVDCTGGVYFVPAFNGLFAPWWRDDARGVCIGITRYTSKAHIARAVLESICFQVKDVIDSMHKDSGIDETKKSDFLLRVDGGATANNLLMQIQADLLATPVVRPADIETTALGAAYAAGLAIGVWKEDYVFDCREKLKDAGVFSPVMAADVRKKKTDSWSKAVGRSFDLADLTL; encoded by the exons ATGTCGAAAGAAAATTTTTTCATTGGATCAATTGATCAAGGAACAAGCAGCACTAGGTTCGTCATCTATGACAAATCAGCTAAACAAATTGGATTTCATCAGGTTGAATTCACTCAGTTCTATCCAGAAGCAGG GTGGGTGGAGCATGATCCAGTGGAGATATTGGAGAGTGTGAAGGTTTGTATTGCTAAGGCAGTGGATAAGGCAACAGCTGATGGATTTAATGTGGATAAAGGGTTGAAGGCTATTGGTCTAACCAATCAAAGAGAGACCACTCTTCTTTGGAGCAAATCCACTGGTGTTCCTCTTCACAATGCTATTGTTTGGATGGATGCTCGTACTGCATCTATTTGCAG GAGACTGGAAAAGGAGTTATCGGGCGGTAGAACCCACTTCGTAGAGAGTTGCGGTTTGCCTATCAGCACATATTTCAGTGCTTTGAAACTTTTGTGGTTGATGGAAAATGTGGACCCTGTCAAGGAAGCTATAAAGAAAGGCGACGCCTTGTTTGGAACCATAGACACTTGGTTGATATGGAACTTAACCGGAGGTGTGAAAGGAGGATTGCATGTTACCGATGTTTCCAATGCATCCCGAACAATGCTGATGAATCTAAAAACCCTTGACTGGGACGCATCTACGTTGAAAACACTTAAAATCCCTCCTGAAATTTTGCCTAAAATCATCAGTAATTCAGAAGTTATAGGCAATGTCGCCTCTGGATGGCCAGTTGCTGGTATCCCTATCTCCGGATGTCTAGGGGATCAACATGCAGCCATGCTAGGACAAGCGTGCCGTAAAGGCGAAGCTAAAAGTACTTATGGCACAGGTGCTTTCATTCTGCTAAACACTGGTGAAGAAATTGTTCAATCTAAGCATGGCCTTCTATCAACTGTAGCCTTTAAGCTTGGCCCGAaagctccaaccaattatgcaCTTGAAGGATCAGTTGCAATTGCTGGAGCTGCGGTGCAATGGCTGAGAGACAGTCTCGGTCTCATTTCTAGTGCTAAAGATATAGAGGCTCTTGCTTTAACGGTTGACTGCACCGGCGGAGTTTACTTTGTTCCCGCCTTTAATGGATTGTTTGCTCCATGGTGGCGTGATGATGCTCGAGGGGTTTGTATTGGAATAACAAGATATACCAGCAAGGCTCACATTGCTCGAGCCGTTCTTGAAAGCATATGTTTTCAAGTAAAGGATGTAATTGACTCGATGCACAAAGATTCTGGGATTGATGAAACCAAGAAAAGCGATTTTTTGCTCAGGGTTGACGGAGGAGCAACTGCTAACAACCTTTTGATGCAGATTCAG GCAGATTTGTTAGCAACTCCAGTAGTTAGACCAGCTGACATAGAGACAACAGCACTTGGAGCAGCCTATGCAGCCGGATTAGCCATCGGGGTTTGGAAAGAAGATTATGTTTTCGACTGTAGAGAAAAACTGAAGGACGCTGGCGTTTTCAGTCCGGTAATGGCCGCGGATGTGAGGAAAAAGAAAACAGACTCTTGGAGCAAAGCTGTTGGTAGATCTTTTGACTTAGCAGATCTTACTCTTTGA